The Nicotiana sylvestris chromosome 6, ASM39365v2, whole genome shotgun sequence genomic sequence TAGAAAAAGATGCGAAAGGAGTAAAGCCAcaaggttttctttcatacacatGCAAGAGACTCAACCTCCAGCTACAAACATGCTTTGGAAATGTTACATACAGATGACAAAATCTATGCCCTCCCACTGGGGGCTACGGCCTACCGGTATCATCCTCGCTTTCCTCTGCATCAGGCGAAAGCAATCGAGCATCACGCTCATCCGCCCTTACTAGCGCCAGCCCCTCCGGGAGGGCGAAACACCTATCATGAGTCACATCGAGAGTCTTTCTTCAAGActtgcaacgagcatattcttcaatcctccCTTCGCGAtcgaggatccttctcagctcGTCTTGAGCATTGGCTAGATCCTTTGAATAGATCAacatctcctggtcagccttagttcAGCTCATTACAGCTTCTGCCCGGGCATCAACGACCTCAGCCCTGACTTTTGAAAGCTCGGAATCGAGCTCTACAATCATTTCTGTCTAAACCAAAGCATTGTCGCGATCTAGGCGAAGTTGAGCTTCAAAAGCAGGAACTTTGGCCAGAGCATCCTTCCCCCCTAAAGCTTGAGCCTCTGCCTGAGCTTTCAACTCATCACGCTTACGCCTGGCCCGACCAACTTCATCTCAAAGGCGTTCCAAGGCCTCCGTCCTTTTCTAAAACTAAAATAAACTAAGTATTAGCCCCAGGAGCCAGAAAGCGGAATGCACACTCATCCAGGATGGAAAACCACTTGCTCCTTCAAGTTGTTTTTGTAGTTTAAGTTTTAGCTCACCTAACAATGCAAAATGCACCAAGTCGACCTTTTTTTATCACAAAGGAGCCTCAGGGATCTCTCCTCGTCCGGAGCTTTCCATAGCCGGACTCGAGCTTGTTGgatgcctgcaaaagaaaactcagTAAGGAAAGGAAGGCGCGAAGCTCGAAAAACCTGTGCCAaaactcaccgcaaagtgaagccgctgggcttcctcgaaggccgaacgCACACCTACCAATCCAGTACCTTCGGCCCTGAAAGAGACTGCTATAGTCGAAGCACGGTCACTCGATATATGCGACCCCGAGTTTCTATTATCTCCCGAAATGCTATCAACGAAAAAGGAAGGTAATAGCAAGGAAGGAATAGCACAACACTCACTATGGTATTTCGCTTCCCATCTTCCCCGAGATAAAGCTCTCCACTTGCGTTCCTTACAGGTCGAGTGAGTCGCCAAGTTTCAAACCCAGTCCAACAGATCAGGAATGTCGCCCGGCATCCATGAAACCGCTGCAGAGGAAGGCACGATTACGAAACCAGTTTTTGTCATAGAAAAAATTGATGAAGCACAAGATGCACCACTTACAAGTATAACTCCATTCCTCAGTGAATGGCATGAGCTCCTCGGGTATAATGTCAATGGTTCGCACCCAGACGAAGCGACTAATCCATACCAGGTCTCTGTTTTCCTCGTCATTAACAATGAAGGGCGTAGTCGATCGACATCGCAaagttagcagacctcgatggtcCTGAAGGCGGGAGGCGGAGCTCTCCCTTCCCTATAGGACAGACCTCGACATAGCCTCTATGGCGGTCAcaaaattagagaactaaaaAGCAGGAATATATGTAGATGCGTTAGTGCTAGAGTGCTGAAAGGCTACCTCAAAAAGAGAAGGACAACTGCTTAAATGGGGTAACCCCGAAAAGGCAGAAACAACCCTATTTATATATGAAAAAAATGGCAATGATTCGCCTGCCTCAAAGCCGGTTAAGAACACTAACCGATTACACCCTctctagtcccgaggtggtacccgaccttgaggagCTCCATGAGAACAAGGTTAGACTCCAGAAAGCCAATAACACCATCGCCAATCTTGAGGTGGTAGCCGACCTCGTGGACCTCCATCAAAACatggttaggctccaagaagccaatagCACCATCACCACTCTCGAGGTGGTactcgacctcgaggacctccatcaagacAAGGCTAGGCTCTAGAAAGCCGATGATGCCTTTGCCAAcaccgaggtggtacccaaccttgaggatctccatcaaagggAAGTTTAGGGTCTAAGAAGCCAATAGCATCATGACGAGACCCGAGGTGATACTCGAGGTCGGGGTTTTTTTGTCAAAAGGGAATcaggctccaaggaaataagTATTTGAACTCCACCCAATTGGGCTTGGCCTTGGGTATCGTCCAAGATCAGACAAACCCTCTTTCAAAATCTATCTATAGCACCATAAGGCTATTCACACTAAGCCCAGGGCACGTTTCCAGGTGGTCCAAATTTGAACGAACCTCCGCTCGGGGACTGCCCTAAAGAAATCAAAGGCAGCCCCCGTCCACGGGCCCCcgagcaaatttcttctcaaaggttaccaCGGAGTTTAACTAATAAGTCATGATTCCAAGGCCTAAAATGTTATTCTCATTTTACTCGAAGTCAAGTTCCCGGCGACCCAAGTCTGTCAACCCTATTCAGGTTCGATCAAAGGGATCACAAAAGATTCCGCGCGAAGCCGTTTTTATCAACCAAAGGCCGGAAGGAATACACGCATCCGGTTTCGGTATTAGCAACAACAGACAGAGTCatgcattcagagtctccacAAACACAAAAGAATGTAGCAAGCATCGAAGACAAATTGGAGAAACAAATCTTTGTATTCAAGAAATATTCtgttacaaaagcccacgaggggtccttacatatgattacaaaagcccacgaggagtccttacatatgattacaaaagcccacgagggttCCTTACACAAGAACAAAGAAGAAGAATGGTGTACATATAATAAAAGCCTAAGAACCTAACCTATTCTCAAAGGTGCGTCCTCAATAGAAACATTTTCGGATATCATCCCCTCAAGTgcatgacctcaaagacaatatctccCAAAGCGTCATCCCCCAGGGAGCCTCACCTCGACCCCacagaatggcatcttcaaaagggaagATGTAGAAGGGGAAAGTGATGGAGAAGAGCAAAATGATGAAGGAGAAGCCGAAAGTAgccaagaagtggctgggtgaaaaatctggctagtatgaaCTCCGCCAGCATTACTATTATAACAGTTAGTAGATAGTGCCGCCACACGCCAAGGAATCCAAAAAGGGTGTAATGTGCCAAAAGCCGGAGAaggagggtgagcagcggtgtataatccgagccccctcttgagcagcggtgtataatctaAATATTTCTTTTGGTCGGAGGAAATTGACCCTCTGCTTCATCATTCCGAGCCAACAAagactacaacaacaacataaaaATAGCATAATCTCGCTCGACCAGAGAAGGTCCGGGAGATAGGCCATAGCATGCCTGATATCACCATAAaatcttgaggccatgggcctcaTACATGGTGAACAAAAAAGAGTAAAGATAGCAAGAAAGGAGGAATGGATAGGTATTGAAGGATATTTGGATAAAAGACTGATCCTAGGAGGCCTCCATTTATATAAAAAGGGGCAAAGTAACCGATGACACTATTATCGCCCTCGAAAAATGTAACGATAGGCGCATTCAATGCGTTTATGGGAGATGAATCAATGACGGCATTATGGTTCTGAAGAATAAGAAACCACAACTCGTTTAATGGTCCTGAAAAAGCGAAACGACGAAATGTTTCGGTAATCATGGAGGCTTGCATCATCAGCATGACGTCATTATGGGAAGCCCAAAGAAtgggatgtcaaaatcatttcttgttgcttctctctaagaaacgcagggactatctgtatacagtgaAATCGGGGGGACCAATTTCTCGTTGATAAGGCATTTCAGGAAATCACCTCGGAGGCTCGAGACCACGGACCGAGTACCCCCCCTCGAGATCTATCAACACCTGGCCtggggataatgttggccgagaccCCAGCGGGCATGGGGAGTTTCTAAAGAATGCAGCCGGGCCAGTTAAGTCTATAAGGCTAGTCTAAAGCTGGTCTGCACCTGCATCATTAAGCTAGTCAGTTGTCCCATCTCGCTTTCCttatcattaatgtatcttgtactatgttgggatttcccctgCTGTATAAGGGGGATCCTTGGAACTTTGTAAAATCTGTTATTCCATCCGCTTCAcaagaaatatagaagaatacTCTTTTTGCTTTCTCATACACTCTCTCGAGATTATTACCTTCATTTATTGCGTTCATACTTATTCtccatttattgcttgttattgaccataaagagccttcCTTAATCATATCCTAACTATTATCCCTTCCCCGATTATCCCTGATAGCTCaagcccgagcccaggcatcgacctcgaggtcccgcATCGGTCAGTCTGAGGCACGAATAGCCAAACCCCTCGGTTCAATTATAATTCATTTTAGCTCGCATTatcatcttttatcttcacatatctagtattaactacttaacaactagcataaaaatagatcacgtatttttagagtcgcatcaacaaatttaattattataacCATTTTCATAGTAAACAGTGAGTAAAAGAGATCTATGAATTATGcgaccatcaaaatgactcatcaagtaagtgcaattgtgcCTTGTatgatttgggagcaagcatcaatttgatgccttactctgtGTTCAAAACCTTGTGTATTAGTCAACCAAGAGCTATTTcaatgagattacaaatggcagatagaacaattaagaggccgcttggtattattgatgatgttcttgtccgagtGAACAAGTTTATTTTGCCTACTAATTTTGTGATTCTCGACTATAAAGTCGACTATGAGGTGCCTATTATATTGGGAAGGCCTTTCCTAGCAACTAGGAAGGCATTAGTTGATGTGGAGCGGGGGAGaacaccttccgggtgggtgacgaaaaagttgtctttcatgtgtgcaaatcaataaggcagctgaatagtactaaagtttgctcttttgtggatcttgtcacggaggtgatagttgatgatactagttccatgatcaatgtggaggatccgTGAGAAGCAGTATTGTTGAACCTTGATGTGAATGAGGATGAAGGTAGGGTGGAGAGTGCCAATGCTTTGCACGGAATGggttcttattcttatgagccccATAAGCTTTCTTTGGATATGGAGAACAGAAAAACTCCGCCCACAAAGCCCTCAATTGAACGAGGCTATGTAAGAGGTTGTAAAAAaggaggttatcaagtggctagatgtaggggttgtgtaccccatctcggatagttcttggacttcaccggtgcaatgtctGCTGAataagggtggtatgactgtggccACCAATGAacagaatgagttgattcccaccaAGACTGTCACCatatggagggtgtgcatggactaccgaaagctgaataaagtgacccgcaaagatcattttccattgccctttcttgaccaaatgctagatagacttgttgggcgtgccttctactgctttttggatgggtacataggttacaaccagattttaattgctccagaagatcaggagaaaaccactttcACATGTCCATATGGTAGCTTTgcattttctaggatgccatttgaTTTGTGTAATGCACTAGCTACCTTTAAGCGGTGTATGATGTCtatatttaccgacatggtggaggaattcttggaagtgttcatggatgatctcagtgttgtgggtgactcctttgatgagtgtttgacgaatcttgacaaagtgttggcccgatgtaaggagacaaatctagtgcttaactgggaaaaatgccactttatggtcgaggagggcattgtcctcggtcataagatctcaaagaacggTATTGAGGTGGACAAGGCGAAGATTAAAGTGATGCCCAAGCTCCCTCCTCCTACTTTCATCAAGGGGGTTAGAatttttcttgggcatgcggggttctaccgaaggttcatcaaggACTTTTGCAAGGTAGTGAACCctttgtgcaagttattggagAAGGATGTAAAATTTGTGTTTAATGATGAG encodes the following:
- the LOC138871238 gene encoding uncharacterized mitochondrial protein AtMg00860-like, with protein sequence MVEEGIVLGHKISKNGIEVDKAKIKVMPKLPPPTFIKGVRIFLGHAGFYRRFIKDFCKVVNPLCKLLEKDVKFVFNDECMKAFELLKYKLTTTPITTAPNWSLPFELMCDASDVAV